TCTGAGagctgctggcaaagctgaCCGGTACAGAAGGTCCTGGGGCATACGTAGAGGGGTGCTGGGCCTGAGCCACACCATAGGGTTCATGGACACCTTGACCCCCGCTGAACTGTCCATGTTCTGCTGAGCCTGAACTAAAGCCTGGCGTCTGATAGTGACGAGTCTAAAGATGATACGGAGGCTGAGTTAACCTAGCCATACACAGTACTGGCTTCAATAAAAACTATACACTGAGAAAATGTCATAAAACATACCAAGtatatttaataatatttcGCAAATTAACAGTTTTCTACTCACAGGGATCACAGCCGCAGGAAACAACTGTTTGCTACGCTCTCCAAGCAGAGCGCCAGGTCGACTGTGGCTGACTGGACTGcctaaaagaggaaaagaaaaagatcagCAGGCAATGATTTTGAAAGGATAATATTTTCCAATAAACCAGAAGAGGCAAAAGGATGCATTGCAACTCAAAAGAGCCCTACCTTGAATGCTGAGGAGGTGCTGCCCTGCGTGCATTGGCAGGCTGGATTGGTAGCTTGCTGAGGTCAATGTTGTGATATCGCTGTGaaggaaaaaaggcaaagaaaccTGACATCAAAAACACTTCCAAAATAATTCTGACGATCTGATAAGTGCTAAAATAGAAACAGAAGCAGTAGCATCGTCCCTACCTCTGCTCCTTTCTGCgcctcttctcctcctcatgAAGGACTTTCTTGAGCTGTAAGAAGAGCTGGTGCTTCTCTTCTTGGAGTCCCTGAAGTTTCTCTCCCATCTTCATTACCTGAGATTCACAACAGACATTACAATCATCACATAAAAGCCAATAATTACAGCATTTGTCTCCAAGGTAAAACAGTAATGCCATAAGGACATAAAAGCAAACCTGTTCTTTGGTCTCCTCCAAAGACATTCTCTCCTCTATTTCTTttgtcctctttctctcttcttcctccttcatcttctgctccatcattttgtccacctcttcctcctctgaaaAGTTACATATGTTAAATGCTTGATAAACAATTCCAATTTcttatatgaaaaataatactTTAATACACCATGGGAGTGTATTACAAGAAATATGATGTAGTCCTTATTCTGAGAGACCCTCCCATTCAAATGGTACTGATattcttctgtttattttatctaCCCTAATAATATCAAAGAAAACgtttttttaactctgtttcTGAGAGACACACTACAAACACTGACGTGAAAGCACAAACAGGACCTTTACACATGAATGTATGGAGAGATGCACAAGGACTAGCGTCTTACAAAGAATATGTTGGTGGTACTCAGGAAGTTAACTGGCACCTTTTCAGTTAaacaagaaataatctaccaatcAAAGTTCGTCACTTTTGGTGCTGGGTTTACTTCATATCAATTTGTATAGAAATATTGCATCgttttttgtgtcaaaatatcCTGTAACTTGTATCAAGTTGATCAAGTTATCTGCAACATTTCACAAAAGAGTTCATCAAACCTGccaaacacaataaaatagaataacCAGAACCTTAACTTAAATAGAGAAAACTTCATATTCAAGACTGCGCTGAACATGGTTGTGCTTATGCAACACTTAGAATGAGTTaagacacctttttttttttttaccagactACCAAACTTGGctgaaaatacattaaaaatgacttaagaGGTTTTAAAGGCAGAAACATATGTAGCGAGTTCTCCACCTTGTCTCTtgcgctctctctccctcatgatgtgtttgtggagggCTCTGGCCATCGCGTTGGACAGCTTGGGTCTCTCCAACAGAGCGGGCATGGTGACAGGCAGTGGAGGGGCCAGCTGGTTCAGAAATTAATTTTACACATTATAAGAAGTCACAGAAAACAGTCTTACAACTTTTCATTTCCTATTATCATGCCcgttgtaaaatataaatactgcAGGTGTAACGGTTCAGGCCTAGCTGCTAATCGGCTAACGGCTAAGTTAgcattgttagctttagttGTTACCAACGTTCATGTATTTCATTAAAACGCAGTCTACAAACACAATGAAGCTATATGAGATAGCTACACGGAGCAAACAAAGGGACACCGTTTTGGTCTTTCTCATACTCTAGCAGTAGCATTAAGAAGAGCGCTAGCTAGCAACGTAGCATCAACGTAAATCAATGTATGACATATTTTCTTCACTTTACTGAAAAAGTAAAGCATCGAAAGTCttacttttgttgctttgtgtGGCGTTTAAAAAGAACCTAACCGTCACGCGGTTTTATACTGAGGCAGTTTGAATGTTACTGGAACAATTTTAGAAGCTAAAATCAGATGTTCCacagaaaatataaacagaGT
This genomic stretch from Cheilinus undulatus linkage group 22, ASM1832078v1, whole genome shotgun sequence harbors:
- the gps2 gene encoding G protein pathway suppressor 2 — its product is MPALLERPKLSNAMARALHKHIMRERERKRQEEEEVDKMMEQKMKEEEERKRTKEIEERMSLEETKEQVMKMGEKLQGLQEEKHQLFLQLKKVLHEEEKRRRKEQSDITTLTSASYQSSLPMHAGQHLLSIQGSPVSHSRPGALLGERSKQLFPAAVIPTRHYQTPGFSSGSAEHGQFSGGQGVHEPYGVAQAQHPSTYAPGPSVPVSFASSSQIRGASAFQAMQYLPHQQPGYPVHSHFTSQPGYIPGAGIPLQKQLEHANQQSGFTDAGALRPMHPPAMHPSAPGLLPTPSMAVQIPTAKSPFQSSPQGAPRHGFLSHSQSGQRFYHHGK